In Glycine max cultivar Williams 82 chromosome 4, Glycine_max_v4.0, whole genome shotgun sequence, the genomic stretch GTCTTGGTCACAAAGCACTGAAACTGAATCATCGGAGAAAGGAAACTCCAGCGATGTCAGTCATGGGTTTGGTGATGCAACCTTCAGCAACACCAACATGCATATGCAAGTGCTTCTTgtctcgatttttttttttatatttcattaaacAAGAAAATGGTATATCGTGTATTCTATGCTATTTTATGTGTGTAAGTATGCATAAACGGTAACTAATGTTCTAGGGATTTTAATCGTTGATATAGAGTAAATTATGGATTCCTTTGACAGAAAGTGCGAAAATAATGGGATAAAGCGAAAGAAGGAAGAAGTGAGTCAAATGATCACGTTTAGAACCAGATCGCAGCTTGAGGTTATGGATGATGGATATAAATGGAGGAAATACGGAAAGAAGACAGTGAAGAACAATCCCAACCCAAGGTAATAAATATTCTCTATCtctctatttaattttattatcaaaaatgtttttattgaaagaaTTAGAATATTGTTATGAATCCATTTAAGTATTTAggtataaaattaaatactaataaaCAAGGTTAGttctgaaaaaataattaatatttttttttcattttttaagtaataagtATTTTGAGACATTAAAATGTTCaaagaaaagtaaactaggATCGAATTGAAGGAATATTAGCAAACAAAATGAATCTGATGTGATATAGTTAACTCATACTCGATCGATCTATTGTTCTAATATTCCAACTTCCTTTCTGCATGTGTCATGAAATGATCGActatattttaaagattaagtTAGGATCTAAGTTGGTGAATTTAGATTAAACAAATCAATGTCTAGACATGATTATGAATGGAGGGGGAAATCCGGGAATCATGTCAACCATGCACTGTTAAATAGGATAGGATATTGGGCCCGATATGTGATACCTAGCTAGATAAACATGAATAATGTGCATGGGGCGGCTgatatttataatgattttaagAGGGGGACAAGGACTTCTGGGCCTTAATCCTCCATGATTGGAGTGTTATCAATGGACCCATATTGAAGCTTAGATAATATGTATGCATTTTTAGCTGCTTAATTAAGAAGCAAGTGGTCAAGGATTAATTAACTCTAAGTGCTCAGTGTATGTGGGGTTCGTTTGTTTTGATTAATAaaagtagcaaaatggtttcaATTTGCGGTTACGACAATTAGACAAGTATTATCTCTTTATGAACACGGGTGTATCTGTAAGACCGTGACGTGCATCACTACTCCGATGATTGCCACTTTTGCTGGCTTTAGCTCCCTTGTCTGCCAGGTATagcctataaaaagaataagaaaaattaaaaacaaaaaaatatttactagttataatttaatatttacggCAACTAATATTTTAGACTGactttatataattagaatttaGCAACtgtgaaaatattttgaagGCTGTCAAGTTTGAACTCCTGTTTAAAGTTATTACGTATTGGCGAAATAAAAGTAGATCTCCCATCGTCATAAGCTGCCTGCAGTTTGACATCATTGTATTTGCGTGCGTATATGCTGTATAGTTCTTCTAAAAAGTTGAGAGATATATGATAGTACTCATGTCGTATCTGTGTATAATtcttctaaaatatatatatatatatatatatatatatatatatatatatatatatatatatatatatcatatattcctaaaatatgatttttactttttattgattcatttattaaattataattaactattaacattaattgattatttgtgttaaattttatcaaaattgaataattataatatataatcaaagggttattatttttatatattttaagaatataaattatgttaaattttatgtatGTTAGTGGACTATTAAATAgccttaaattaatataattttttataaacataatCTATGCGATAAAAACTTTAAATCTAAtggtaattttgaaataaaattatctaattaaaaattacaaatatatatatggtCATCTTTcagcttaattaattaattattccattaaaatttgttaagttTAATAGATAATAAATTCTAGTTTTCAAATTAACTATCAATCGATGATGATGATGCAGGAACTACTACAAGTGTTCAGGTGAAGGATGCAATGTGAAGAAAAGGGTGGAAAGAGACAGGGATGACTCGAACTATGTTTTAACAACGTACGACGGTGTCCACAATCATGAGAGCCCGTCGACTGCCTACTACAGCCAAATTCCCTTGGTGCATTCTAACCATGATTGGCCCCAGCTGCACCCTTCTGCAAACTCATGATCCTCTTCAAtacagtaatatatatatatatatatatatatatatatatatatatatatatatatatatatgtgtgtgtgtgtgtgtgtgtgtttttgacatatatacatatatatgttcttTCGTATATTGCTGGTCAATAACCGTTATTATatgtttcgtttttttttttggtttcccaccatttgtcttctttttttggaACCAATATAATCCTATTCGAACTATGAgatattaaatatgaatatttttttccactGAAATTCGAACCTTATTCACTAATATTGTGAGAGATTAATCTTTTTCGTTAAACTCAATCCTTTTGGCTAAAACCAACCCCTGctgatattattttatgtatattgATTATGCACATGCCAATCCACGCTGAATAACACCATCCCAATCCCTTGCATATATATCCTCGCGCGCAAGGAAAGGTTTTAGTTGGTAATTAGCTATTGGTTATTATCGATTTccctaattaatcataattatttctaTATTGTTGCATGTGTAATTACTCATTTCATTGTCCATGCAAgccttcattttcaaatttatattcttCGATGTATCCAGATAAACTGGCGGCGACACGAATATTTAATTTGCAACTGTTAAGTATATATATGAtggaatattaattaatgactTCGAAAAGAATATTGGGAGAACGTAGTAcctgatgatgtttgtgattgACAAGGAGGAGCTGCTAGCAATACAATCTTTATCGTACTTCTAATCTAATAGCACATTCTCTATAACACTGCAATTCACTCTATAGGAAATCTTCTTTTAGatcttaaatatttgtttatgtaGAAACCTATAAAGCTACGAACGACTGAATGTAAAAAtgtgtataataattttaagtagCTAGATAAATCTAGATTAAATGAAATGCAATCAATTTAAGGCAATCAAAGTGTATTAATTGAGACAAAGTCAAATGACCGGTGCCAAAATAAAGTCAAATTATCAAAATCATTGGACACATAAACAACAGAagtaatggaaaaaaaaataacgagtttgtctttattaattaaactcaaCATGAAAAAAGGATCAAATGTATACTTGACTTATTCAAGAAATTATGTTGTGTCAAAGGATTTGTCAGGATAAAGCCAAACATTCCAACcacctttttatgttttttccaTCATAGATATTTTATGAACGAAACCGTGATACAGAAATCAAACACGTGATAGGTGCTTCCAAGGTACAAACCGATCGATAGATGcatattatatcattttacattaaatgattaaataagtttttgtaTCATATAAtgacatatattaaaaatgtaaagtagtttaatatactaattttaatttgtcaaaAGATCGACACAAGTATTTCTCTACGATGAAAATCCAACTCCATCAAGTAGTGGTTAGTACTGGGGAGCCGTCAATGGACGCCAACATCCTAAGCGAATAATATAAATCATCCATGGTCATCCTCAGTAAATGTTATTATAAATCATCCTAACTACATAACTAGGCTTTGTCATACACAACTCAACACGTAAAAGATTTCcaaatttttattaagaaaaaagaaatatattcagTTGAGTACAAGAAATACTTAAGTCAGGAAATTTTGATACAAATTAGGAAACAAATAAACCAGAGACAGCTGCAATATGAACCAGCAAACCCCTTTACAAAGCCCACTGCAAAAGCAGAATGATCTGAATGGATAAGCAATGAACAAGCTTGATAAGTGCTTATATAGTTGGGTAAATTATCCCTTATGAACCAGTTTTTAAGAAATCTTTGGGATATATTTGGGTGCCAATAGCAATTCTAAACCAGCATCTTCAGCCCACGTCAGACTTCAATCAGTCCAAATAGGTGCActtttacccaaaaaaaaatgtcttaaatattttctttttaattatgtcCTCCGGGCTGACGGGTCATTTTGGGCTTCTTGAATGTGATACACTTTCATTTTcagtaatgttttttaaaaaatgattaaatgttattttttatcctttatattttagtatttgttaaattttgatacatttattttattagatttattacgtttttatgctttcttttgattcttttttcaattttcctgTAATAATGGTGTttggttaaatttttaattttaaaacaattaatttaatataataatggtTATTAAGTATAATAACCGCCAGAAATTTGTTTCCCGTCCtttcaaaatagtttttccCTTCCGGCTTTCACCTTCTCTCAAAAATGAATCGCACAGGTTTTGTCATATTGAGCCTAAATCAAGCTCAACAACCCATCTTCCTTTTAGTTGTTGTTTACGTTTTTTGTTCATACGAGTAGCTTAAGCTTTTGTAATGGGCAAATCTAACAAGAAACAATTTGGAATTTGTGGTCAATTTAGATCTAAAAGCCAGAGTAGCGTAACGTCTTCTTATCGGTGCACAACAAAAGTGCAAGGCAACAAACAAGTGAGGGTTCAAAATTTCATACCAGAGTTTCGTCAGAATCTGAAATTTTACCCTGTCTGACTCTACGGACGCTTCCTCTTCCAATATCTCTGCCGAGCTAGACACCTAAACCTTCAACATCTTCTTACTCTTTTTGAACAGACCTCTGTATCTGAAAACCTTtggatttgggagagaaaaggaaaacaaaataaagagaaagatTGATTACTagagacaaaaattttaaactttttttctctccattcaaattttaaatttttctctctttcaatcGAAACAGAGGATTAGTGTTGAGTTTAACAggtgaaaataatttaaggtTGCAGAAACAGGTTTCCAAGGTGGGAGGGAACAACAAAAATGATGTTAGATTTGGAGATCTAGGTTGGAGGAGATGCGAtacttttttagtgatttataATGTTTGatgtaaaataaagataatgataattttaggtgtaattatttcaaatttaagttttgacACAAGCATagcataaaaaattttaaaatttaatgtatcaaaataaaaaaaatactaaacatAAAGATCAGAAGTAACATTTaaccttaaaaattaaagttaaaattaattgttaagagTGTATTTGGGATAATTGCAAAAATTAGATTATttcaataatcaattatatgtaTAGTTGATTATTGTTAGAATCGATTataatcaaaaaattaatttttgtttgtgtaAGTTTGCTAAAGAGTGATTTGaagataattaatttcttttgcatgcaaaaaaaaaccagtttttttatgataaaatagtataaaaataactgaaatataaaaaaaaagttgttggaAAATAATGTTAAGctaaaaattttcatattaataaaaataacttattttttttagaaaaagcttttttctatatttaagctaaaatatccaaacaagCTGAGATTTTTTTAGCAATGCAATTGTCCAAATATCCAAACAAGCTGAAAttctttttctaacttttaacaaaaatagctaaaaactgaaaatttaatttaagttgtAGCAAACATGTAGGCTTTGAggatttaaaaattagaaaatatagttattttgaaattgatcaATTCA encodes the following:
- the WRKY21 gene encoding WRKY transcription factor 21, which codes for MDYYFGNPNPKPYDNRHSAVVNTESPSSEFMLSDYLVLEDAVDNQESWSQSTETESSEKGNSSDVSHGFGDATFSNTNMHIKCENNGIKRKKEEVSQMITFRTRSQLEVMDDGYKWRKYGKKTVKNNPNPRNYYKCSGEGCNVKKRVERDRDDSNYVLTTYDGVHNHESPSTAYYSQIPLVHSNHDWPQLHPSANS